The Dictyoglomus sp. sequence TTTTAAGTTTATTATATTGGAGGTAGAGAAATATTTAAACGGAGAAATCGTATTTTAAACGTAGTGTGGTTCTAAAGGTATAGTTCCTATAATTTATGGTTATCCCTTTAATCTTCCTCTACATCAATTTCAAGTTGGGAAAAAGCTTCCTTTATATTTTTTTCATACTCATTTTGAGTTATTTTCCCTTGGGTTGCTTTTATTTCAATTTCTACCTTATTAAATTTTTCTCTTAAGAATCTTATAACACCTATTATTCCTGATGTTTTTCCTTCGGGAATCTCAAACTTTAATTTTACACTTTCTCTATAATTTTGTTGATGTGAATTTGGTAACTTTTCAGCCTCTTCTGTTATTATTCTAGTTTCTTGAGACATTTTGATATCCTCTTTTTTTATTTCCAAAAATGTTTCTGATCTACCCTCAAGCTTAGTTTCTTTTATTAATTTTTCACAGATTTCTTTATTTATTAAAATCTCTTCTTCTTCAAAAGAAACTTCTGGAGTTTTTTCTTTTCCATAGTAACTTAGAATAATTTTACCTTCGCGAAGTTCTCCAATTCCTAAAATTTCATTTTTAACTGCTTTTTTTATCCCGTCAATCAAGACTTCTTTACTAGCAAACCTTAATGCTCCTGGTGTTCTATAACTCGAATTTATTATCTGTTTAGTGAATACATAGTCATTATTACCTAAAAACTTTTCTTTTATGACCTTTGGGTCAATAGTTTCTAATATGTAACCATTACTTTTTAAAGTTTCGTATACCAGTATATCTAGTGTTCTTTTTTCTCCTACTGTGGGTATTCCTAAATCTTCTTTTTCATTCTTTCCAGGTATCACTATATTTCTATAAGCTCTTCTAAGTTGATCCTCTAAGGATTCTTTCAAATTTCTTAAATTAATTTCTATCTCTCTTTTTTGCTCATTAGAAAGATTTAAGTTTTTATCATTTTTTATATACTCATAGGCTAAATAGTTTCTTATTGTATTTTTTAAAGCTAAACGTTCACTTTCAATGGGAATTAGTAAAAATAATGAGTTTACATTTACTCTTGGAATTTCACCTTTAAATTTAATTATTTTATTAATCAATTCTTCTTTTTCTTCCTTTAAGATTATGAGTTTAAACTCTTCGTTATCAGGAATATTTTCAGATTTTTCTTCCCATACATATACTTTTAATTTTTCTGAACGAACATTCTTTTTTATTAATTCTTTTTCATATTCTTCTATCTCTTCCTCTCTTATATTCTCTGCTTTTAGAACTAAAATTCTATTTAGATTGGGTTGATTTGAAAAGAAATATTTGTCGTTTTGATACTGTAGATAAAATAATCTATTTTTGAGAAGATCTAAGGCTTCGTTTATTACACTTGAGGGATTATTCAAAGTAGTAGCGGAGCGTTTTATTTCTAATATCGTTGCTCCTTTTTCTCGACCTCCTGAAAAGGAATACATAAATATAGAAGTTGCACTACGAGTACCTAATTTTAAACCTCTATAGGAGATACCTAGATCATCATCTACCCTTCTACTTCCTGAATCCTTTCTTGTTATATCTTGAGCTATTACGCTATTATACTCTTCTCCTATATATTTTACGAGTTCAAATCTAATATCTTCATTGGAAAGGTCAAAATCCGAAAGAGTAATATAAGGAATATTACTGTATTTGAGAGAAGACACAACCAAAGAAAGTAATCTTAAAACTCCTCTTGTTCGTTGGAAATTTGGAAAACTTCCCCAACGATGATAAAGTACATCTATCACGTCGGGCATAAAAGGATAAGAATCTATAAATCTATCTCTATACTCTGTGGGTTCTAAACCTATAGGTAATATTTTTTCTTTTTCAGCATAATTTATAAACTTATCAACTATGTTTTTAACTTCTTCTTCATCTATGTCAATAAAAAGTCTTTTTCTTATAATCTTTGCTATTTCATGGTCTTGTACTGGAGTATATATTCTCTCTACTCTTCCTACTACTTTTTGAAGTTGAGAAAATAATCTTTCCGCTTCAGTATCATAGTGCTCTATAGTACTTGATGGTAAAGTCACCACAAGACACGCTTTTTCTAAGGTAGCTACAACTTCTGTAAGTTCTTGCATGAAAGCTATGGTTTGAGCAGATAATGTGCTGTTTCCCACTTTTACTCCAGCGGATTTTGTAACATATTCCAAAACTTCATCCATAAGAATCAATAAAGGTTGATTTTTTTCCAGAATACTTCTTATTTTTTCTTTTCCTGGGGAGATTTGTCCTGTCATTATCTCATTTC is a genomic window containing:
- a CDS encoding DUF499 domain-containing protein; this translates as MKPFHTVAIPHRDILEGRSAMDVFAADLWNAYKGEGIDEYKNYDLFFRKTYITEGLKNLLDIVKKRIEGRLGDSIIQLQTPFGGGKTHSLIALMHKAKVDWKINLAVIVGTNLDAKEETLWGLLEKELTGRNEIMTGQISPGKEKIRSILEKNQPLLILMDEVLEYVTKSAGVKVGNSTLSAQTIAFMQELTEVVATLEKACLVVTLPSSTIEHYDTEAERLFSQLQKVVGRVERIYTPVQDHEIAKIIRKRLFIDIDEEEVKNIVDKFINYAEKEKILPIGLEPTEYRDRFIDSYPFMPDVIDVLYHRWGSFPNFQRTRGVLRLLSLVVSSLKYSNIPYITLSDFDLSNEDIRFELVKYIGEEYNSVIAQDITRKDSGSRRVDDDLGISYRGLKLGTRSATSIFMYSFSGGREKGATILEIKRSATTLNNPSSVINEALDLLKNRLFYLQYQNDKYFFSNQPNLNRILVLKAENIREEEIEEYEKELIKKNVRSEKLKVYVWEEKSENIPDNEEFKLIILKEEKEELINKIIKFKGEIPRVNVNSLFLLIPIESERLALKNTIRNYLAYEYIKNDKNLNLSNEQKREIEINLRNLKESLEDQLRRAYRNIVIPGKNEKEDLGIPTVGEKRTLDILVYETLKSNGYILETIDPKVIKEKFLGNNDYVFTKQIINSSYRTPGALRFASKEVLIDGIKKAVKNEILGIGELREGKIILSYYGKEKTPEVSFEEEEILINKEICEKLIKETKLEGRSETFLEIKKEDIKMSQETRIITEEAEKLPNSHQQNYRESVKLKFEIPEGKTSGIIGVIRFLREKFNKVEIEIKATQGKITQNEYEKNIKEAFSQLEIDVEED